A genome region from Candidatus Manganitrophus noduliformans includes the following:
- a CDS encoding GNAT family N-acetyltransferase produces MNRPADALTIQRLTTEEGFSRLRGRWNALLEASSADHYFLRWEWLSTWWDAYKTSRDRLCILLLLRGEDLVGIAPFYVTNQSWKNIFKVRRLLFLGTTQESLVSEYMNIICRPGEEEAVVKRVINEVVQEDLCDDLSLHNIVTTSQTLPLLKKASEARQFLCNTSCEMESPYIHLPSSWEEFLSGCRPSLRHQIRSQQKKLFRYPAVSFRKTRDLSELERDFKEFVRLHQQRWEARRLPGSFAEGRFPLFQRRMAASMLEKGHLELKFLSIQGKNVAALYNIRYKDRVYYYQSGMDLSFDPTLAPGLLLHAHAIEEAIRDGMKEYDFLMRGSGDSYKKRWTGEYRTLCSIYLARPGIVKIVELIRNKARAIRSFAKASAERPKLISTILKRGEAIR; encoded by the coding sequence ATGAATCGACCGGCGGATGCGCTGACCATTCAGAGACTCACGACAGAGGAAGGGTTTTCACGACTTCGAGGCCGTTGGAATGCGCTTTTGGAGGCCTCTTCGGCAGATCACTATTTTCTGCGCTGGGAATGGTTATCGACTTGGTGGGATGCCTACAAAACCAGCCGGGATAGACTCTGCATCCTTCTTCTTCTTAGAGGGGAGGATCTGGTCGGTATTGCGCCGTTTTACGTGACCAATCAATCGTGGAAAAATATCTTCAAGGTCCGGCGCCTTCTTTTTTTAGGAACCACGCAGGAGAGTCTCGTCTCAGAATATATGAACATTATTTGCCGGCCTGGGGAAGAAGAGGCGGTTGTCAAACGGGTGATCAATGAAGTGGTGCAGGAAGACCTTTGTGACGATCTCTCACTTCATAACATTGTCACCACCTCGCAAACGCTCCCCCTTCTTAAAAAAGCGTCAGAGGCGAGACAATTTTTATGCAATACGAGCTGTGAAATGGAGAGCCCGTATATTCATCTGCCTTCTTCATGGGAGGAATTCCTATCGGGTTGCCGACCCTCTCTGAGGCATCAGATTCGAAGCCAACAAAAAAAGCTTTTCCGATATCCGGCGGTTTCGTTCCGGAAGACGCGCGATCTCTCTGAATTGGAAAGGGATTTTAAGGAATTTGTCCGGCTGCACCAGCAGCGGTGGGAGGCGCGGCGTCTTCCCGGTTCGTTTGCAGAGGGACGGTTTCCGCTCTTTCAGCGCCGGATGGCGGCATCAATGCTCGAAAAAGGGCATCTAGAGTTGAAATTCCTCTCAATTCAGGGGAAAAATGTGGCCGCCTTGTACAACATCAGATACAAAGATCGGGTATATTATTATCAATCGGGGATGGATCTTTCTTTCGATCCGACCTTGGCACCCGGACTATTGCTCCACGCTCATGCAATCGAGGAAGCGATCCGGGACGGGATGAAGGAGTACGATTTTCTGATGAGGGGCAGCGGGGATTCTTATAAGAAAAGATGGACCGGCGAGTACAGGACCCTTTGCAGCATCTATCTGGCGCGTCCGGGCATTGTAAAGATCGTTGAACTGATTCGAAACAAGGCGAGGGCCATTCGCTCCTTCGCCAAGGCCTCCGCAGAGAGGCCCAAGCTCATATCAACGATCCTGAAGAGGGGGGAGGCGATTCGATGA
- a CDS encoding ABC transporter permease produces MKIEEQIQLNTPSAVLERAKEKQFPPIRIEPSKGWISLKLDEVWTYRELLYFLIWRDVKVRYKQTVLGIAWAIIQPLFTMMIFSLFFGGLAKMPSDGVPYPIFTLAALVPWTFFANGLTQASNSLVGSANLIKKVYFPRLTVPLASVFSGIVDFVFAFVILLAMMLYYGVVPTVNLIWLPALLLLALTTALGVSLWLSAMNVQFRDVRYAVPFLTQLWLFATPIAYPSSLLSEPWRTVYGINPMVGVVEGFRWALLGTETALGPMMGVSAVTAVALLVSGTYYFRRLEKTFADVV; encoded by the coding sequence ATGAAAATCGAAGAGCAGATACAACTGAACACGCCGTCTGCCGTCTTGGAGCGTGCGAAGGAGAAACAATTTCCCCCCATTCGGATCGAACCTTCCAAAGGATGGATTTCCCTCAAACTGGATGAAGTCTGGACCTACCGGGAGCTTCTCTATTTCCTCATCTGGCGGGATGTGAAGGTTCGGTATAAGCAGACGGTTTTAGGAATTGCCTGGGCGATCATTCAACCGCTCTTTACGATGATGATCTTCTCGCTCTTCTTCGGCGGTCTGGCGAAGATGCCGTCGGACGGAGTTCCCTATCCGATCTTCACCCTGGCCGCTTTGGTCCCATGGACTTTCTTCGCGAACGGATTGACGCAGGCGTCCAACAGCCTAGTCGGCAGCGCCAATTTGATCAAGAAAGTTTATTTCCCGAGGCTGACGGTACCGCTCGCTTCGGTCTTCAGCGGCATCGTCGATTTCGTCTTTGCCTTCGTCATCCTGCTGGCGATGATGCTCTATTACGGCGTTGTGCCGACGGTCAACCTGATTTGGCTGCCGGCCCTTCTCCTACTTGCTCTGACGACGGCACTGGGGGTGTCGCTCTGGCTGTCGGCCATGAACGTTCAATTTCGGGATGTTCGTTATGCTGTCCCCTTCCTGACGCAGCTCTGGCTTTTCGCCACGCCGATCGCCTATCCCAGCAGCCTGCTGAGTGAGCCTTGGAGAACGGTCTACGGCATCAACCCGATGGTCGGCGTGGTGGAGGGGTTTCGTTGGGCGTTGCTCGGAACCGAAACGGCATTGGGCCCGATGATGGGGGTTTCGGCCGTAACGGCCGTCGCGCTTCTGGTAAGCGGGACCTATTATTTTCGCCGTCTGGAAAAAACCTTTGCGGATGTGGTTTGA
- the rfbF gene encoding glucose-1-phosphate cytidylyltransferase yields MKVVILAGGFGTRISEESHLKPKPMIEIGGKPILWHIMNIYACQGVKEFVIAVGYKAEVIKEYFLNFYAINNDISIDLATGAVKILAGKQPNWKVHIVDTGLYTQTGGRLKRIRSWLEDDEEFFFTYGDGLADVDIGALLRFHRAHGKLATMTTVLPPARFGRITFKEDQIVQFHEKPIDGEGRINGGYFVLNRRAIDYINDDETIWERAPLEHLAGHGELMGYRHDGFWSCMDTIKEKSILEELWISGKAPWKIWE; encoded by the coding sequence ATGAAAGTAGTTATCCTTGCGGGAGGCTTCGGTACACGCATCAGCGAGGAGAGCCATCTCAAGCCGAAGCCGATGATCGAGATCGGAGGGAAGCCGATCCTTTGGCACATCATGAACATTTATGCATGCCAGGGGGTCAAGGAGTTTGTGATCGCCGTCGGCTACAAAGCGGAGGTCATCAAAGAGTACTTTCTTAATTTTTACGCGATCAATAATGATATCTCCATCGATCTCGCCACCGGAGCGGTCAAAATTCTCGCTGGGAAACAGCCAAACTGGAAAGTTCACATCGTTGATACCGGCCTCTATACGCAGACGGGTGGACGGCTAAAGCGAATACGGAGTTGGCTGGAGGACGATGAGGAGTTTTTTTTTACTTATGGGGACGGGCTGGCCGACGTCGATATCGGAGCGCTGTTGCGATTCCACCGAGCGCACGGTAAGCTCGCCACGATGACGACCGTCCTTCCACCGGCTCGGTTCGGGCGAATCACATTTAAAGAGGATCAGATCGTCCAATTTCATGAGAAGCCGATTGACGGAGAAGGACGGATTAATGGCGGCTATTTCGTCCTGAATCGGCGGGCGATTGATTACATCAACGATGATGAAACCATCTGGGAGAGAGCGCCGCTGGAGCATTTGGCAGGCCACGGCGAATTGATGGGATATCGCCACGACGGTTTCTGGTCGTGCATGGATACGATTAAAGAGAAGAGTATTTTGGAAGAACTATGGATCTCGGGGAAAGCGCCTTGGAAAATCTGGGAATGA
- the rfbG gene encoding CDP-glucose 4,6-dehydratase — MDLGESALENLGMNRPFWNGKKVLLTGHTGFKGSWLSLWLQKMGVDLVGYALPPSTTLSLFKVARISDGMTSILGDIRDFDHLKRVILKEQPEIIIHMAAQSLVRRSYTHPVETYATNVMGTVNLFEAVRHAESVRIVVNVTSDKCYENNAPHPGYREEEPMGGKDPYSSSKGCAELVTSAYRQSFFADKGHPHRGVAVATARAGNVVGGGDWAEDRLVPDIVRAFMEERPVLIRNPHAIRPWQHVLEPLRGYLSLAERLWTQGSAFAEGWNFGPAEDDAKPVSWIVERLADLWGERARWELDSAQHPYEAGVLKLDCSKAKSLLSWYPVLGLPVALEWIIEWYRGYLNHLDMRLLTEEQIARYERLAAK; from the coding sequence ATGGATCTCGGGGAAAGCGCCTTGGAAAATCTGGGAATGAACCGGCCCTTCTGGAATGGCAAAAAGGTCCTACTGACTGGACATACCGGATTCAAGGGAAGTTGGTTATCCCTTTGGCTCCAGAAGATGGGTGTCGATTTGGTCGGCTATGCCCTTCCTCCCTCGACGACGCTAAGCCTATTTAAGGTAGCCCGGATCTCGGATGGGATGACGTCGATTCTGGGCGACATTCGGGATTTTGATCATCTCAAAAGGGTGATTCTCAAGGAGCAACCTGAGATCATCATACACATGGCCGCGCAATCACTGGTCCGCCGCTCTTATACGCATCCCGTCGAGACCTACGCGACCAATGTCATGGGGACAGTGAATCTTTTTGAGGCCGTCCGCCACGCCGAGAGTGTCCGCATCGTGGTCAACGTGACGAGTGACAAATGCTATGAAAACAACGCTCCCCACCCTGGATACCGGGAAGAGGAACCGATGGGGGGAAAGGACCCTTACTCTAGCAGCAAAGGATGCGCGGAATTGGTGACCTCGGCCTACCGCCAATCGTTCTTTGCCGATAAGGGTCATCCCCATCGGGGCGTCGCCGTCGCGACTGCCCGGGCAGGCAATGTGGTCGGGGGTGGGGATTGGGCGGAGGACCGGCTTGTTCCCGACATCGTACGGGCATTCATGGAAGAGCGTCCCGTTCTCATCCGCAATCCACATGCAATTCGTCCCTGGCAACATGTGTTGGAGCCACTCCGGGGATATCTCTCCCTCGCGGAGCGGCTCTGGACGCAGGGGTCTGCCTTTGCCGAGGGGTGGAACTTCGGTCCGGCCGAAGACGATGCAAAGCCGGTCTCCTGGATTGTAGAACGACTGGCCGATCTCTGGGGAGAGAGAGCCCGATGGGAATTGGATTCGGCGCAACATCCCTATGAGGCCGGCGTTCTAAAATTGGATTGTTCTAAAGCGAAGAGTCTGCTAAGTTGGTATCCGGTCCTTGGTTTACCAGTGGCGCTGGAATGGATCATCGAATGGTACCGCGGCTATCTTAATCATCTGGATATGCGCCTTTTGACTGAGGAGCAGATTGCGCGGTATGAGCGGCTGGCTGCGAAATGA
- a CDS encoding ABC transporter ATP-binding protein has translation MGDIAIRTVGLSKLYHTGSKQEPYKTLRDTLTEAFLSPIRRVGRLIRGQATGAAELNEPFWALRDLCLEIKHGEVVGIIGRNGAGKSTLLKILSRITEPTHGFAEIHGRVGSLLEVGTGFHPELTGRENIYLNGAILGMKRADIKRRFDEIVDFAEIEKFLDTPVKHYSSGMYMRLAFAVAAHLEPEILMVDEVLAVGDIAFQKKCLNKMREVGKGGRTVLFVSHNMQAVTRMCQRAILVNEGRIKEDGPAGRVVASYMNAGLLNVPEREWPDPATAPGGELARLRAVRVRDGEGRVADLIDVTSQIMIEMEYEILKSGYVFAPNFGVWNEEGICIFASLDVDPAWLGRRRPSGRYRSRAIIPRHFLKEGTLFVNADLVTLDPMTVQCNEHQVVSFSVVDSGSGLSARGGYNGRMLGVVQPLLEWKTERLDS, from the coding sequence ATGGGCGATATCGCGATTCGGACCGTCGGCCTGAGCAAACTCTACCACACAGGGAGCAAGCAAGAGCCGTATAAGACCCTTCGAGACACACTGACCGAGGCGTTTCTCTCGCCGATCCGGCGGGTCGGCCGACTGATTCGTGGCCAGGCGACCGGCGCGGCGGAGCTCAACGAGCCCTTCTGGGCGTTGAGGGACCTTTGCCTGGAGATTAAACATGGTGAAGTCGTCGGCATTATCGGACGAAACGGCGCCGGGAAGAGCACCCTGTTGAAGATTCTTTCCCGAATCACCGAGCCGACGCATGGTTTTGCGGAAATCCATGGACGGGTCGGCTCTCTCCTGGAAGTGGGGACCGGCTTCCACCCGGAGCTGACCGGGCGGGAGAACATCTATCTCAACGGCGCCATCCTCGGGATGAAAAGGGCCGATATCAAACGTCGGTTCGATGAGATCGTCGATTTTGCTGAAATCGAGAAGTTCCTCGACACGCCGGTCAAGCACTACTCCAGCGGGATGTACATGCGGCTGGCGTTCGCCGTGGCTGCTCATCTGGAGCCGGAAATACTCATGGTGGACGAGGTCCTAGCGGTGGGAGATATCGCGTTCCAGAAGAAATGTTTGAATAAAATGAGAGAGGTCGGCAAGGGAGGGCGGACTGTGCTCTTTGTCTCCCACAACATGCAGGCCGTCACCCGGATGTGTCAACGGGCGATTCTCGTCAACGAGGGCCGGATCAAAGAGGATGGACCCGCAGGCCGGGTTGTCGCGAGCTACATGAATGCCGGCTTGCTTAACGTACCCGAGCGCGAATGGCCCGATCCTGCTACGGCACCTGGGGGTGAATTAGCCCGATTGAGAGCGGTGCGCGTGCGCGATGGGGAGGGACGTGTGGCCGACCTGATTGACGTGACGAGCCAGATCATGATCGAAATGGAATACGAAATCTTGAAATCGGGCTATGTGTTTGCGCCTAATTTTGGTGTTTGGAATGAAGAGGGGATCTGCATATTCGCCTCCCTAGATGTCGATCCGGCCTGGCTTGGACGCAGACGCCCCTCCGGCAGATACCGAAGTCGGGCGATCATCCCTAGACACTTTCTCAAAGAAGGGACCCTTTTCGTGAACGCAGATCTCGTCACGCTCGATCCGATGACTGTACAGTGTAATGAGCATCAAGTGGTGTCCTTCTCGGTAGTCGACTCAGGGAGTGGTCTATCGGCCAGAGGGGGGTACAACGGAAGGATGCTGGGTGTTGTGCAGCCGCTATTGGAATGGAAAACGGAAAGGCTCGATTCGTGA
- the rfbC gene encoding dTDP-4-dehydrorhamnose 3,5-epimerase, whose product MIFIETKLPGAFIIELEKREDERGFFARAWCQKEVRAKGLNDFSVQMNISYNKTRGTLRGMHYQVAPSEEIKLVRCVRGIVYDVIIDLRPDSPTHGEWIAVELTADNYRTLYVPKNFAHGYQTLRDDSEVLYQVSEFYSPALERGVRYNDPAFAIEWPLPVSGISDKDRSWPDYILMKDSDSPTWRTRGGR is encoded by the coding sequence ATGATCTTCATTGAGACAAAACTCCCGGGAGCGTTCATTATCGAACTCGAAAAACGCGAGGATGAGCGGGGATTTTTTGCGAGGGCGTGGTGCCAGAAAGAGGTCCGGGCCAAAGGGTTGAACGATTTTTCAGTTCAGATGAACATTTCCTATAATAAAACGCGGGGAACCTTGCGGGGGATGCACTATCAGGTGGCCCCCTCTGAAGAGATCAAGTTGGTCCGCTGTGTCCGGGGAATTGTCTACGATGTCATTATCGATCTGCGACCCGATTCACCCACACATGGAGAGTGGATCGCCGTAGAATTGACGGCCGATAATTATCGAACGCTTTATGTACCCAAAAACTTTGCGCATGGCTATCAGACGTTAAGGGATGATTCTGAAGTTCTCTATCAGGTCTCGGAGTTCTATTCTCCCGCGTTGGAGAGGGGCGTCCGATATAATGATCCTGCATTCGCGATTGAATGGCCGTTGCCGGTCAGTGGGATATCGGATAAAGATCGGAGTTGGCCGGATTATATTTTGATGAAAGATTCTGATTCACCGACGTGGCGTACGAGGGGAGGGAGATGA
- a CDS encoding NAD(P)H-dependent oxidoreductase, giving the protein MIIIDKMLERCEEEGRPIRVGMIGAGFMAKGILLQTFSAVKGIRIVAVSNRRLEQARRAFMEVGIDRVREVHTVAEMEECVSSNQYAVTEDPEFLCRAEGIDAIIEVTGTIEFGARIVCEALAHRKHVILMNAELDGTLGPILKVYAERAGVVITNVDGDQPGVIMNLYRFVKGIGVRPVLCGNIKGLHDPYRNPTTQEGFARRWKQNPYMVTSFADGTKISFEQAIVANATGMRVFKRGMMGPHVPEGTPVQEAVNWYPKDAMMEGAGFVDYVVGASPNPGVFVIGVHTDPVQQHYLNLYKMGTGPFYCFYTPYHLCHFEVPNTVARAVLFRDAAITPLGRPMVDVVAAAKRDLKAGEVLDGIGGYMTYGLCENAEVANLLELLPMGLAEGCRLSRDVPRTQVLTYADVALPEGRLSDRLRNEQNAHFGMTSARLSCQPPVS; this is encoded by the coding sequence ATGATCATCATTGATAAAATGCTGGAGAGATGCGAGGAGGAGGGTCGTCCTATCCGGGTTGGAATGATCGGCGCCGGGTTCATGGCCAAGGGAATTCTCCTGCAGACATTTAGCGCGGTGAAGGGGATCCGGATCGTCGCCGTTTCGAATCGCCGCCTGGAGCAGGCGAGGCGGGCTTTTATGGAGGTGGGCATCGACCGAGTGCGTGAGGTTCATACCGTGGCAGAGATGGAGGAGTGTGTCTCCTCCAACCAATATGCGGTGACCGAGGATCCCGAGTTCCTCTGCCGGGCGGAAGGGATCGACGCGATTATTGAGGTCACGGGGACAATCGAATTTGGAGCCCGGATCGTCTGCGAGGCGCTGGCGCATCGAAAGCATGTCATCCTGATGAATGCAGAGCTCGATGGCACATTGGGCCCAATTTTGAAGGTGTATGCCGAGCGAGCGGGTGTGGTGATCACCAATGTAGACGGCGATCAACCCGGGGTGATCATGAACCTTTATCGGTTTGTGAAGGGAATCGGGGTCAGGCCCGTACTGTGCGGCAACATCAAAGGACTGCATGATCCCTATCGCAATCCGACCACCCAGGAAGGATTCGCGCGCCGATGGAAACAAAATCCGTATATGGTCACCTCGTTCGCCGATGGGACCAAGATCTCCTTTGAACAGGCGATTGTGGCCAATGCGACCGGAATGCGGGTGTTCAAGCGGGGGATGATGGGACCGCACGTTCCGGAGGGGACCCCGGTCCAGGAAGCAGTCAACTGGTATCCCAAAGACGCCATGATGGAAGGGGCCGGGTTTGTGGACTATGTCGTCGGCGCGTCGCCCAATCCTGGCGTTTTCGTGATCGGTGTGCATACCGATCCTGTTCAGCAGCATTATTTGAATCTCTACAAAATGGGAACTGGCCCCTTTTATTGTTTCTATACGCCCTATCATCTCTGCCACTTTGAGGTGCCGAACACCGTTGCGCGCGCTGTCCTATTCCGGGATGCCGCCATTACGCCGCTCGGCCGGCCGATGGTGGATGTGGTGGCTGCAGCAAAGAGGGATCTCAAGGCCGGCGAGGTCTTGGACGGGATCGGGGGTTACATGACGTATGGGCTTTGCGAGAATGCGGAGGTGGCGAATTTGCTGGAACTCCTCCCCATGGGACTGGCGGAGGGGTGCAGGTTGAGTCGGGATGTACCGAGAACTCAGGTGCTCACCTACGCGGATGTAGCGCTTCCCGAAGGACGGCTCTCGGATCGGTTGAGGAATGAGCAAAACGCCCACTTCGGAATGACCAGCGCGCGACTAAGTTGTCAACCCCCTGTGTCATAG
- a CDS encoding four helix bundle protein — protein sequence MYRDLQIWQRSMVLIAEAYKISKGFPKDETYGLTFQMRRCATSIPSNMAEGYGRNSTNASFPANCNGFSI from the coding sequence ATGTATAGAGACTTACAGATTTGGCAAAGATCCATGGTTTTAATTGCTGAAGCATATAAGATTTCTAAAGGGTTTCCTAAAGATGAAACTTACGGATTGACTTTTCAAATGAGGCGCTGCGCAACTTCAATTCCCAGCAACATGGCGGAAGGTTATGGTCGGAATTCGACGAATGCTTCATTTCCTGCGAACTGCAACGGGTTCTCTATATGA
- the asnB gene encoding asparagine synthase (glutamine-hydrolyzing) produces the protein MCGIFGIVMHNGEFVPGKDRLEQAARLLEHRGPDGYGVYSEPGLGFVHTRLSLVDLSSRSNQPFWDTEGRYCIVYNGEIYNFKELRSELETQGIPFRTTSDTEVLLQSIIYTGLEKTLQRLEGMFAFVFYDKVEKKLVLARDRFGIKPLFIYEDENCFLFSSEVKAMMPWIDLKPDFPTISAFLYGFNGPTKGHTFFDKVKILSPGSVVKVRIGGKSEFKTFFSMPDFWDPEHADRIKCLKPAQIVDQVEQLLLESVRKQLVADVPIGGLCSGGLDSSIIVAMAARFHKNLAVFHANIVGKLSEYDAAYQLAKHLKLDLQAADVHDHHFIDEIPVVTEHFSLPFYICPHSIPLLMVARLIRRNGIKAVLSGEGSDECFLGYDYLSPDIRKWPQYALRAFRKMMRIIRRRKPNTAPYWAQSSEFAMGLHTRFEREYENAEIRSSLKKELGTSAGESAYHSMDLLSYHLRRLLHRNDTMGMAASVEARFPFLDSALVKFAVNMPYEYKVRFSPFFLDPNHYFFKDKWVVREVARRYLPKELHERPKKPFPINAFDRMEISSELFEGSVILEMFGLTTREADFLFENAGRNLRLRLMHLEVWSKVFFEGVSKEAITERLRKNISITAAG, from the coding sequence ATGTGTGGAATTTTCGGCATTGTAATGCATAACGGCGAGTTCGTTCCTGGGAAAGACCGGCTGGAACAGGCCGCCCGTCTCCTGGAACATCGAGGTCCGGATGGTTATGGAGTATATTCAGAGCCCGGTCTGGGATTCGTCCACACCCGATTGTCTCTCGTCGACCTCTCATCACGAAGCAACCAACCGTTTTGGGATACCGAAGGGCGCTATTGTATCGTCTATAATGGGGAGATTTATAACTTTAAGGAGTTACGTTCGGAGCTTGAAACGCAGGGCATCCCCTTCCGAACGACGAGTGACACGGAGGTTCTATTACAGAGCATCATTTACACAGGATTGGAAAAAACCCTCCAGCGCTTGGAGGGAATGTTTGCATTTGTTTTCTACGATAAAGTTGAAAAAAAGCTGGTTCTTGCCAGAGATCGGTTTGGAATCAAACCGCTATTCATTTATGAGGATGAGAATTGTTTTTTGTTTTCTTCAGAAGTGAAGGCGATGATGCCCTGGATCGACTTGAAGCCTGATTTCCCAACCATTTCGGCCTTCCTCTACGGCTTTAACGGTCCGACCAAGGGACATACGTTTTTCGACAAAGTCAAAATCCTCTCTCCCGGATCGGTCGTGAAGGTGCGAATCGGTGGCAAGTCCGAATTCAAGACGTTCTTTTCTATGCCGGATTTCTGGGACCCGGAACATGCCGATCGGATAAAATGCTTAAAGCCGGCGCAGATCGTCGATCAGGTGGAGCAGCTGCTGCTTGAGAGTGTTAGGAAGCAGCTTGTCGCGGATGTTCCCATCGGAGGCCTCTGCAGCGGCGGCTTGGATTCCTCCATCATCGTGGCAATGGCGGCCAGATTTCATAAGAACTTGGCTGTCTTCCATGCAAACATTGTTGGCAAGCTCAGCGAATATGATGCCGCCTATCAACTTGCCAAGCATCTGAAGTTGGATTTACAAGCAGCCGATGTTCATGACCACCATTTTATTGATGAGATTCCGGTCGTCACCGAGCATTTCAGCCTCCCGTTCTATATCTGTCCTCACTCTATTCCTCTGTTGATGGTTGCCAGGTTGATCCGCAGAAATGGGATAAAAGCTGTTCTGTCGGGAGAGGGTTCTGACGAGTGTTTCCTCGGTTATGATTATTTGTCCCCGGATATTCGGAAGTGGCCTCAATACGCACTCCGGGCGTTCAGGAAGATGATGAGGATAATACGCCGCCGTAAACCGAACACTGCTCCTTACTGGGCTCAATCGTCCGAATTTGCGATGGGTTTACACACCCGATTTGAGCGCGAGTATGAGAACGCGGAAATCCGCTCCAGTCTGAAAAAAGAACTCGGGACATCGGCGGGCGAGTCGGCTTATCATTCGATGGACCTGCTGAGCTATCACCTCCGCAGATTGCTTCATCGGAACGATACAATGGGGATGGCCGCCAGTGTCGAGGCCAGGTTTCCGTTCCTGGACAGCGCCCTGGTCAAGTTCGCGGTCAATATGCCGTACGAGTACAAGGTCAGATTCTCTCCTTTCTTCTTGGACCCAAACCATTATTTCTTCAAGGATAAATGGGTCGTGCGGGAGGTGGCAAGACGGTATCTGCCCAAAGAGTTGCACGAGAGACCGAAGAAACCCTTCCCGATTAATGCGTTCGATCGTATGGAGATATCTTCTGAACTGTTTGAAGGATCAGTCATTCTTGAGATGTTCGGCTTGACAACGCGTGAGGCCGATTTTCTCTTTGAGAATGCAGGCAGGAACCTCCGGCTCAGGCTTATGCATTTGGAAGTTTGGTCCAAGGTGTTTTTTGAAGGCGTCTCCAAAGAGGCTATTACGGAAAGGCTACGGAAAAACATTTCGATCACAGCCGCGGGATGA